A genomic segment from Chitinophaga flava encodes:
- the thrC gene encoding threonine synthase, which translates to MQYFSLQDPQHKASFETAVVQGIAPDKGLYFPEQIPSLDPDFITNLHAYTDHEIGYEVIRPFVGDEIPEETLRKIVQDTLHFPFPVQKVTGHLYALELFHGPTLAFKDVGARFMAGCLGHFRRNSSQPVTVLVATSGDTGGAVASGFYNVPGVDVVILYPSGKVSTLQEKQLTTLGGNIRALEIQGTFDDCQQMVKTAFLDADIQRYRRLTSANSINVARWLPQMFYYFLAYKQMKAAHPRLVFAVPSGNFGNICAGMMAAAIGLPVSHFVAATNINDTVPRFMHNGKYEPGKAVPTLSNAMDVADPSNFVRILQLFGNNLPSLREKFTAFSFTDKDTIRTIEQVWKENHYMLDPHGAVGYLGLQQYLASAPELTGVFLETAHPVKFEDTAPRAVRDEIYTPPRVMSLYGKEKTATLLPADYTALKNWLMR; encoded by the coding sequence ATGCAGTATTTCAGTTTACAGGATCCGCAACACAAAGCATCATTCGAAACGGCCGTTGTACAAGGAATTGCCCCCGACAAAGGGCTTTATTTCCCCGAGCAGATACCATCCCTGGACCCGGACTTCATTACTAACCTGCATGCCTATACGGACCATGAGATAGGCTACGAAGTAATCCGGCCTTTTGTTGGTGACGAGATACCGGAAGAAACGCTGCGTAAGATCGTGCAGGACACCCTGCATTTCCCCTTTCCTGTACAGAAGGTAACTGGGCACCTGTACGCACTGGAGCTTTTCCATGGACCTACACTGGCTTTTAAAGACGTAGGCGCCCGCTTTATGGCCGGTTGCCTGGGCCACTTCAGGCGCAACAGCAGCCAGCCAGTAACTGTGCTGGTAGCCACTTCCGGCGATACCGGCGGTGCTGTGGCCAGCGGCTTTTATAATGTTCCGGGCGTAGACGTGGTAATCCTCTACCCTTCCGGAAAAGTAAGTACCCTGCAGGAAAAGCAGCTGACCACCCTTGGCGGCAACATCCGGGCCCTGGAGATACAGGGCACCTTCGACGACTGCCAGCAGATGGTAAAAACCGCTTTCCTGGATGCCGATATACAACGTTACCGCCGGCTCACCTCCGCCAACTCTATCAACGTAGCACGGTGGCTGCCTCAGATGTTCTATTATTTCCTTGCATACAAACAGATGAAAGCAGCCCATCCCCGGCTGGTATTTGCCGTGCCCAGCGGTAATTTCGGCAATATCTGCGCGGGCATGATGGCCGCAGCTATCGGGTTGCCGGTATCACATTTTGTGGCCGCCACCAATATCAATGATACCGTGCCCCGTTTTATGCATAATGGCAAATATGAGCCAGGCAAGGCTGTCCCCACCCTGTCTAACGCCATGGACGTAGCAGACCCGAGCAATTTCGTACGGATATTACAGTTATTCGGTAACAACCTGCCATCGCTACGGGAAAAATTCACCGCGTTTTCCTTTACCGACAAAGACACCATCCGCACCATCGAGCAGGTATGGAAAGAAAACCACTATATGCTCGACCCGCACGGCGCAGTGGGCTACCTGGGCCTGCAGCAATATCTGGCTTCCGCACCGGAGCTCACAGGTGTGTTTTTGGAGACAGCACATCCGGTGAAATTTGAGGATACCGCCCCCCGGGCTGTAAGAGATGAGATCTATACGCCACCGCGTGTAATGTCGTTGTATGGCAAGGAAAAAACAGCAACCCTGTTACCAGCAGACTATACAGCTCTCAAAAACTGGTTAATGCGCTGA
- a CDS encoding tetratricopeptide repeat protein, which produces MKYLPILAAMAAAMACNNNPQQHHQLTAADSVLYSDIIRPVTDSIQQYPGNDALYYRRALLLFNTNPSLAQADFEKAASLKPDQPDYWAGAGEAALLENRYDKAELLFNKALAHAPAYTYLQYKLATAMIENKRISQADSLANVLASTTDGKDKAFYLKARLAEDRHDTTAAIEHLKSAIAAAGPNAEFEAVMELADLLRARKTPEAIRYYDQAWHQDSLNAAPLYDIAQVQEEIMSNTEAALATYRKCIVADPGFEAAYLAIGKIHSDRKQWKEALNFYSMAAKVAPTDALAYYHRGICHEQLGNKQEAAVDYAKASSFKKDFTEAKDALQRVNTKK; this is translated from the coding sequence ATGAAATATTTACCTATCCTGGCGGCCATGGCAGCAGCCATGGCCTGCAACAACAATCCTCAGCAGCACCATCAGCTGACAGCTGCAGACTCCGTGCTATACAGCGATATTATCCGGCCGGTGACAGACTCTATACAACAGTATCCAGGCAACGATGCACTCTATTACCGCCGTGCCCTGCTGCTTTTTAATACCAATCCCAGCCTGGCCCAGGCCGATTTTGAAAAGGCCGCCAGCCTCAAGCCGGACCAGCCGGACTATTGGGCCGGCGCCGGTGAAGCCGCTCTGCTGGAAAATCGCTACGATAAGGCAGAACTTCTTTTCAATAAAGCGTTGGCTCACGCACCTGCCTATACGTACCTGCAGTACAAACTGGCCACCGCCATGATCGAGAACAAACGTATCTCACAGGCAGACAGTCTGGCCAACGTACTGGCAAGTACTACCGACGGAAAGGACAAAGCCTTTTATCTGAAAGCCCGCCTGGCAGAAGACCGCCACGATACCACCGCCGCAATAGAACATTTGAAAAGCGCCATCGCTGCCGCCGGCCCCAATGCCGAGTTTGAAGCTGTGATGGAGCTGGCCGACCTGCTCCGTGCCCGCAAAACACCGGAAGCCATCCGGTATTATGACCAGGCCTGGCATCAGGACTCCCTTAACGCAGCCCCGTTGTATGATATCGCTCAGGTACAGGAAGAAATAATGAGCAACACAGAAGCTGCCCTTGCCACCTACCGCAAATGCATTGTGGCAGACCCGGGATTTGAAGCCGCCTATCTTGCTATCGGTAAAATTCACAGCGATAGAAAACAATGGAAGGAAGCACTCAACTTCTACTCCATGGCCGCCAAAGTTGCTCCCACAGACGCCTTGGCCTACTATCACCGTGGCATATGCCATGAACAACTGGGCAATAAACAGGAAGCGGCTGTTGATTATGCCAAAGCCTCTTCTTTTAAGAAAGACTTCACGGAGGCAAAAGATGCCCTGCAACGTGTGAACACGAAAAAGTAG
- the purE gene encoding 5-(carboxyamino)imidazole ribonucleotide mutase: MRVLIIMGSESDKPVMEESQKYLQYFGIESEMVVASAHRNPDKVRELCITAQEKGFGVVIAAAGMAAALPGVVSAYTSLPVLGVPLEGGLPGGVDALYSIVQMPAGLPVGTLAVGKAGARNAAVLCARILGLGNKDVAAKVEAFKQNGYRI; encoded by the coding sequence ATGAGAGTTTTGATTATCATGGGTTCTGAGAGTGACAAACCGGTAATGGAAGAGTCACAGAAGTATCTGCAATACTTTGGCATTGAGAGTGAAATGGTTGTAGCCTCTGCACATCGTAATCCTGACAAAGTAAGAGAACTGTGTATCACTGCACAGGAGAAAGGCTTTGGAGTGGTAATTGCCGCGGCTGGTATGGCTGCAGCGCTGCCTGGCGTTGTATCTGCATATACATCATTACCTGTATTGGGCGTACCTTTGGAAGGAGGTTTACCTGGAGGCGTAGACGCGCTGTATTCTATTGTTCAGATGCCAGCAGGCTTACCAGTAGGCACTTTGGCCGTAGGTAAAGCCGGAGCACGCAATGCTGCTGTTCTGTGTGCACGTATACTGGGTCTGGGCAATAAAGATGTTGCCGCGAAAGTAGAAGCATTCAAACAAAACGGTTACAGAATTTAG
- the thrA gene encoding bifunctional aspartate kinase/homoserine dehydrogenase I yields MQVLKFGGTSVGSAKAIDQVCDILKKHKPAGRFAIVVSALGGTTDKLIRCGQLAGQSQEQYKSVLQEIETRHLDTIRELFPITAQSGIISQLKKKLNTLENLCDGVFQVGELSARSLDKIMSYGELISCVIVAEKLKQLGFSATCKDSRELIITDSNFGHAAVNFQLTNHNIAEYFAQQPADYVVLPGFIASSPDGDTTTLGRGGSDYTAAIIAAAVQAEVLDIWTDVSGMMTADPRLVSQAIPIAHISYEEAMELSHFGAKVIYPPTIQPVMDKRIPIRIKNTFAPEDYGTLIQSSVERSFPVTGISGIQHISLLTLEGSGMVGIPGFSKRLFEALLRERINVIFITQSSSEHSITVGIHEADILKAKTAVDSEFAQEIQEKRIDPLLVEKDLCIVAVVGDQMKNHHGTSGKLFGTLGRNGVNVRAIAQGSTEKNISAVISKANLKKALNLIHEAFFEAPLKQVNLFVAGVGNVGSKLLEQLQQQQLYLQEELGLQIRVAGMANSKNTLFSEYGIGLYDWKNQLAQGDNMDLYAFIERVKSMNLRNSVFVDNTASAEVAAIYHEFLQHGISVVTCNKIACSSDYQYYKQLKDLARKYNASFLFETNVGAGLPVINTLNDLVRSGDKVQRIEAVLSGSLNYVFNHFVNGNSFRKVVKAAQDEGYTEPDPRIDLSGKDVMRKILILARESGAAIEMDDITNHSFLPDACLQAPSVADFYETLDEHAEHFQQLYANAASAGKRLKFVARYEDGQASVGLQCIAPDHPFYQLEGKDNIVLYTTNRYQEQPLIVKGAGAGADVTASGIFADIIRSARL; encoded by the coding sequence ATGCAAGTATTAAAATTTGGCGGCACTTCGGTCGGAAGCGCCAAAGCCATAGATCAAGTTTGTGACATCCTGAAAAAACATAAACCGGCAGGCCGTTTCGCCATCGTTGTATCTGCACTCGGCGGCACTACGGACAAGCTTATACGTTGCGGACAACTCGCCGGCCAAAGCCAGGAACAGTATAAATCCGTATTACAGGAAATAGAAACCCGGCACCTCGACACTATCCGTGAATTGTTTCCCATCACCGCCCAAAGCGGCATCATCAGTCAGCTTAAAAAGAAACTCAATACCCTGGAAAACCTCTGTGACGGTGTCTTCCAGGTAGGTGAACTCAGTGCCCGCTCCCTCGATAAAATCATGAGCTACGGTGAACTGATCTCCTGTGTAATCGTGGCAGAAAAGCTGAAACAACTGGGTTTCTCTGCCACCTGTAAAGACAGCCGGGAACTGATTATCACCGACAGTAACTTTGGCCATGCTGCTGTTAACTTCCAGCTTACCAACCATAATATCGCAGAATATTTCGCCCAGCAGCCTGCTGATTATGTAGTGCTGCCCGGCTTTATCGCCTCCTCCCCTGATGGCGACACCACCACCCTCGGCCGCGGTGGCTCCGACTATACCGCCGCCATCATCGCAGCAGCCGTACAGGCCGAAGTACTGGACATCTGGACAGACGTCAGCGGCATGATGACCGCCGACCCGCGCCTGGTATCACAAGCTATTCCTATTGCCCACATCTCTTATGAAGAAGCAATGGAGCTGTCACACTTCGGCGCCAAAGTAATATACCCGCCCACCATCCAGCCCGTGATGGACAAACGTATCCCTATCCGAATCAAAAACACTTTCGCTCCGGAAGATTACGGCACCCTCATACAAAGCAGCGTGGAACGCAGTTTCCCGGTGACTGGCATCTCCGGTATACAACATATATCCCTGCTTACCCTCGAAGGAAGTGGCATGGTAGGGATCCCCGGCTTCTCCAAAAGACTGTTTGAAGCATTATTACGGGAACGCATAAACGTAATTTTCATCACCCAGAGTTCTTCGGAACATTCTATCACAGTAGGCATACACGAGGCAGACATACTGAAAGCCAAAACTGCAGTGGACAGTGAGTTTGCGCAGGAGATACAGGAGAAACGCATCGACCCGCTACTGGTAGAGAAAGACCTTTGCATCGTAGCTGTAGTAGGTGATCAAATGAAAAACCATCACGGCACCAGTGGCAAACTGTTTGGCACCCTTGGCCGCAATGGTGTCAATGTAAGGGCCATTGCACAAGGTTCTACAGAGAAAAACATCTCCGCTGTAATCAGCAAAGCCAACTTAAAAAAAGCGCTCAACCTTATCCACGAAGCCTTCTTTGAAGCACCGCTCAAACAGGTGAACCTCTTCGTGGCCGGTGTGGGCAACGTAGGCAGCAAACTACTGGAACAGCTGCAGCAGCAACAGCTCTACCTGCAGGAAGAGCTGGGCCTCCAGATCCGTGTGGCTGGTATGGCCAACAGCAAAAACACCCTGTTCAGCGAATACGGCATCGGACTATATGACTGGAAAAACCAGCTGGCACAGGGCGACAACATGGACCTCTATGCTTTTATAGAGCGGGTGAAATCGATGAACCTCCGCAACAGCGTATTTGTAGACAACACCGCCAGCGCTGAAGTTGCGGCCATCTACCACGAATTTCTGCAGCATGGTATCTCTGTGGTCACCTGCAATAAAATAGCCTGTTCATCAGACTATCAGTATTACAAACAACTGAAAGACCTTGCCCGTAAATACAATGCCTCCTTCCTCTTCGAAACCAATGTGGGCGCCGGACTGCCGGTGATCAATACCCTCAACGACCTGGTCAGAAGCGGTGATAAAGTACAACGTATTGAGGCCGTGTTATCCGGCAGCCTCAATTATGTATTTAATCATTTTGTGAACGGCAACAGTTTCCGTAAAGTAGTAAAAGCCGCACAGGACGAGGGTTATACAGAACCAGATCCACGCATAGATCTGAGTGGTAAGGATGTGATGCGTAAAATACTGATACTGGCCAGGGAGAGCGGTGCCGCCATTGAAATGGATGACATCACTAATCATTCCTTCCTGCCGGATGCCTGTCTGCAAGCTCCTTCTGTAGCGGATTTCTACGAAACGCTTGATGAACATGCCGAACATTTCCAGCAGTTGTATGCCAATGCCGCCAGCGCCGGCAAGCGTTTGAAGTTTGTGGCCCGTTATGAAGATGGCCAGGCTTCCGTAGGGCTGCAATGCATAGCCCCCGACCATCCTTTTTATCAGCTGGAAGGAAAAGACAACATCGTGTTGTACACAACCAACCGATATCAGGAACAACCGCTGATCGTAAAAGGCGCTGGCGCCGGCGCAGATGTCACCGCCTCCGGCATATTTGCAGACATTATCCGGTCGGCCCGGTTATAA
- a CDS encoding homoserine kinase yields the protein MECIKVFAPGTVANVACGFDVIGLAMDAPGDEMILRRTSEPGIRIKAVHGADLPLDPAKNVASVAVQALLQKYDNPDVGIEIEIFKHIHPGSGIGSSAASSAGAVVGVNHLLGEPFTKKQLVRFAMEGERLACGSAHADNVAPAILGGFTLVRSYRPLDITSLHTPGELWVTVIHPQIEVKTSDAREILKQKVLMTDAIRQWGNVGAMVAALYQEDYDLISRSLEDVIVEPVRSILIPAFQELKLKCKEAGALGGGISGSGPSVFMLSKGEENARKVADTMNIVYAPLGVDYKIYVSRINTAGVKIID from the coding sequence ATGGAATGTATAAAAGTATTTGCCCCCGGCACCGTAGCCAATGTAGCCTGCGGTTTTGATGTCATCGGCCTGGCCATGGACGCCCCTGGCGACGAAATGATCCTTCGCAGAACCAGCGAACCCGGTATACGGATCAAAGCCGTTCATGGCGCCGACCTGCCGCTGGACCCGGCCAAAAATGTGGCCAGCGTAGCGGTTCAGGCCCTGCTGCAGAAATACGATAACCCCGATGTAGGTATTGAAATAGAGATCTTCAAACATATTCATCCAGGCAGTGGTATTGGCTCCAGCGCTGCCAGCAGTGCCGGCGCCGTAGTAGGTGTCAACCATCTGCTGGGTGAGCCTTTCACTAAAAAACAGCTGGTCCGTTTTGCGATGGAAGGCGAAAGGCTCGCCTGTGGTTCAGCCCATGCCGACAACGTGGCTCCCGCCATCCTGGGTGGTTTCACACTGGTACGCAGCTATCGCCCGCTGGATATCACCAGTTTGCATACCCCCGGCGAATTGTGGGTAACCGTTATCCACCCGCAGATAGAAGTCAAAACTTCTGATGCCCGTGAAATATTGAAACAAAAAGTACTGATGACAGATGCCATCCGCCAGTGGGGCAATGTAGGCGCCATGGTAGCAGCACTTTACCAGGAAGATTATGACCTCATCAGCCGCTCACTTGAAGACGTGATCGTGGAGCCGGTACGCTCTATCCTTATTCCCGCCTTCCAGGAACTTAAACTCAAATGCAAGGAAGCCGGCGCCCTTGGTGGCGGTATCTCCGGCTCCGGCCCTTCTGTGTTTATGCTTAGCAAAGGCGAAGAAAACGCCCGCAAAGTAGCCGATACTATGAACATCGTATATGCCCCACTGGGTGTAGACTACAAGATATACGTGTCCCGTATCAACACCGCCGGCGTTAAAATCATTGACTAA
- the rpe gene encoding ribulose-phosphate 3-epimerase, giving the protein MKDSPVLVAPSLLAANFLELGKEVEMVNRSEADWFHLDVMDGRFVPNISYGLPVIAQIKKLARKPCDVHLMIEEPEKYAAEFKKAGADILTVHAEACVHLHRNIQQIKSLGMKAGVALNPHTPVVMLENIIRDIDVVLVMSVNPGFGGQTFIEQTYQKIKQVRQLIKDHHASALIEVDGGIGTENAGQLVAAGANVLVAGSAIFASPDPEKAIAALKRGAL; this is encoded by the coding sequence TTGAAAGACTCTCCTGTTTTGGTAGCGCCATCCTTACTGGCAGCCAATTTCCTTGAACTGGGAAAAGAAGTGGAAATGGTCAACCGTAGTGAGGCGGATTGGTTTCACCTGGACGTGATGGACGGCCGCTTTGTGCCAAACATCAGCTACGGCCTGCCTGTAATCGCACAGATCAAAAAACTGGCCCGCAAGCCCTGTGATGTTCACCTGATGATAGAAGAACCGGAGAAATATGCCGCCGAATTCAAAAAGGCCGGCGCTGATATACTGACTGTACATGCAGAAGCCTGCGTACATCTCCATCGCAATATTCAGCAGATCAAAAGCCTGGGCATGAAAGCCGGCGTAGCCCTCAACCCACACACACCCGTGGTGATGCTGGAAAACATAATCCGTGACATTGATGTAGTGCTGGTAATGAGCGTAAACCCGGGGTTTGGTGGACAAACCTTTATTGAACAAACCTATCAGAAAATAAAACAGGTACGCCAGCTGATAAAAGACCATCACGCTTCTGCCCTGATAGAAGTAGACGGTGGTATCGGCACCGAAAATGCAGGACAACTGGTAGCAGCAGGTGCCAACGTACTGGTGGCTGGCAGCGCCATCTTTGCTTCACCGGATCCGGAAAAAGCAATTGCAGCACTTAAGAGAGGTGCGCTATAA
- a CDS encoding response regulator, giving the protein MKLINMIFIVDDDPIHQQIAKIMIERQGISTNIRVFSDAQDVLDHIRLHADNEDDLPDLILLDLNMPIMDGWEFLDEYSLFHGQLPKEIRIFVLTSSIDEKDKERVRHYAVVNGYLTKPLSKEIIAHLS; this is encoded by the coding sequence ATGAAGCTGATCAATATGATTTTTATAGTAGACGACGATCCAATTCACCAGCAAATAGCTAAAATCATGATAGAGCGGCAGGGGATAAGCACCAATATCCGGGTGTTTTCCGATGCGCAGGACGTCCTTGATCATATCCGTTTACATGCGGATAACGAGGACGACCTGCCGGACCTTATTCTGCTTGATCTGAACATGCCTATTATGGATGGCTGGGAATTTCTGGACGAATACAGCCTTTTTCACGGGCAGCTGCCCAAAGAAATCCGCATTTTTGTTTTGACCTCTTCTATTGATGAGAAAGACAAAGAGCGGGTACGTCATTATGCTGTGGTAAATGGTTATCTTACCAAACCCTTGTCCAAAGAGATTATAGCGCACCTCTCTTAA
- a CDS encoding PAS domain-containing protein, producing MLEQHYRRLQQLEAAVNACALSVNIDAAECITTLNTRMANALQRSPENITGQNFREFLAPADEAQWTQIWQQLLAGKPVQEQVCFLLNGHTACWLELAINPVMDSGGSMMECLLIGLDITDRKLPELQLMEDEQYFRQILENLPIGLQQFTPDGVCVEMNSRQREIWGAQHAFLTIPGYKWLEDRFYRLNGLARMFEEARDTGKTLKREILLNYTEKTYGNVTRLSPLYYEATIFAVTDRHSRMSNYFLILDDITEKKVAEISLQKSERLLDNIIENLPIGYIQFDNFGFIRRINQTQRFFFNSPHPAARRNFNVMNDELATRFELDKLFLQALEEGKPLRVEKQIDFSEDERWTTVGREVYLDLTVFPVIEPVDKEMIVVALVNDITDKKMQELENIKNQQFLLQTGEIGRIGGWELDVETRKVRWSYESYKIHDCDPNTPITFESAMDFYTPEARHMLDSLVKQCLESGKPFDAQLTIVTAGEQTKRVRSIGQPGYSNGKLVRVFGVVQDVTEQSEIKEALTRNTELMRLFFDTIDMGYAAMEKDGKLNFLNQKAEKMIGQKVEMGSNIFEVFPRLSGTVFYARLQECIHLQLSQSFGIYFPKPDKWYDFLLTPMQDGGISVFMRDITESRKMQKDLRKANDQLSNLNKNLVNQNKQLEDFAHITSHNLRAPIANLRALMQMHNEATSHQERELYLGMLHEVIKKIDETLNDLVEVVQIRKDVNVEKERLSFTDRLQKVKDILLVDIETSNIRITDDFDQAPVIEYPRVYLDSILQNFITNAIRYRSPERSPELHIQTRKESENIVLTVQDNGVGIDMERFGNKLFGFRKTFHRNKDAKGIGLFITKTQVEAMGGSIKAESSLGHGTKFIITFRPE from the coding sequence ATGCTGGAACAGCATTACCGGCGCCTGCAGCAACTCGAAGCTGCTGTCAATGCATGTGCATTGTCTGTGAATATAGATGCCGCTGAGTGCATTACTACCCTGAATACGAGGATGGCAAATGCTTTGCAACGATCGCCGGAAAATATCACCGGTCAGAACTTCAGGGAATTTTTAGCACCTGCCGATGAGGCACAATGGACACAGATATGGCAGCAACTCCTTGCCGGCAAACCCGTGCAGGAACAAGTCTGCTTTCTGTTGAACGGCCATACCGCCTGCTGGCTGGAACTGGCCATCAACCCCGTTATGGACTCCGGCGGATCCATGATGGAATGCCTCCTCATTGGCCTCGATATCACCGACCGCAAACTACCCGAACTCCAGTTAATGGAGGACGAACAATACTTCCGCCAGATACTCGAAAATCTGCCCATCGGCCTGCAACAGTTCACTCCCGATGGTGTATGCGTGGAAATGAACAGCCGCCAGCGCGAGATATGGGGTGCGCAACATGCCTTCCTCACTATCCCCGGCTATAAATGGCTGGAGGATCGTTTCTACCGGCTCAACGGCCTCGCCAGAATGTTTGAAGAAGCCAGAGATACCGGCAAAACACTCAAACGCGAAATACTGCTCAACTACACCGAAAAGACATACGGCAACGTCACCCGCCTCTCTCCGCTGTATTACGAAGCTACCATCTTTGCGGTCACTGACCGGCATAGCAGGATGTCCAACTACTTCCTCATCCTCGACGACATCACTGAAAAAAAAGTGGCCGAAATAAGCCTCCAGAAAAGCGAAAGACTGCTCGACAATATCATCGAAAACCTTCCCATCGGTTATATACAGTTTGATAATTTCGGCTTTATACGCCGGATCAATCAAACCCAGCGCTTTTTCTTCAACTCGCCACATCCCGCTGCCCGCCGCAATTTCAACGTGATGAACGATGAACTGGCCACCCGCTTCGAACTGGACAAACTTTTCCTCCAGGCGCTCGAAGAAGGAAAGCCCCTACGTGTAGAAAAACAAATCGATTTCAGCGAAGACGAACGCTGGACCACCGTCGGTCGTGAAGTATATCTCGACCTCACCGTCTTTCCGGTCATAGAACCGGTTGACAAGGAAATGATTGTCGTTGCCCTCGTGAATGATATCACCGATAAAAAAATGCAGGAGCTGGAAAATATCAAAAACCAGCAGTTCCTCCTGCAAACCGGCGAAATAGGCAGAATAGGCGGTTGGGAACTCGATGTGGAAACCAGAAAAGTACGCTGGTCTTACGAGTCGTACAAGATCCACGACTGTGACCCCAATACGCCCATCACCTTCGAATCAGCCATGGACTTCTATACACCGGAAGCCCGCCATATGCTGGATAGCCTGGTGAAACAGTGTCTGGAATCAGGTAAACCTTTCGATGCTCAACTGACCATCGTTACCGCCGGCGAACAAACCAAGAGAGTGCGCTCCATTGGACAGCCTGGCTACAGCAACGGTAAACTGGTACGTGTCTTCGGCGTGGTACAGGATGTTACCGAACAATCCGAGATCAAAGAGGCATTGACCCGGAACACAGAGCTGATGCGGCTTTTCTTCGATACCATCGATATGGGCTATGCGGCCATGGAAAAAGATGGCAAGCTAAACTTCCTCAATCAGAAAGCAGAAAAAATGATCGGACAGAAAGTAGAGATGGGCAGCAATATCTTTGAGGTGTTCCCCAGACTGTCCGGCACTGTGTTTTACGCCCGCTTGCAGGAGTGTATACATCTTCAGCTGTCACAGTCTTTCGGCATCTACTTCCCTAAACCCGACAAGTGGTATGACTTCCTGCTCACACCAATGCAGGACGGCGGTATCTCTGTGTTTATGCGGGATATCACTGAGAGCAGGAAAATGCAGAAAGACTTGCGCAAGGCCAACGATCAGCTGTCTAACCTGAATAAGAACCTGGTCAACCAGAACAAGCAGTTGGAAGACTTCGCCCATATTACATCACATAACCTGCGTGCACCTATTGCCAACCTGCGTGCGTTGATGCAGATGCATAATGAAGCTACCTCCCACCAGGAGCGGGAGTTGTATCTGGGCATGTTGCATGAGGTGATAAAGAAAATTGATGAAACACTCAATGATCTGGTGGAGGTGGTGCAGATACGGAAGGATGTGAATGTGGAAAAAGAAAGGCTGTCGTTTACCGATCGCTTACAGAAAGTAAAAGATATATTGCTGGTAGATATTGAAACCAGCAATATCCGGATCACAGATGACTTTGATCAGGCGCCGGTGATAGAGTATCCACGCGTATATCTCGACAGTATCCTGCAGAACTTTATTACTAACGCTATCCGTTACCGTTCACCAGAACGTTCGCCGGAGCTGCACATACAAACCAGGAAGGAAAGTGAAAACATTGTGCTGACAGTGCAGGACAATGGTGTTGGTATCGATATGGAGCGTTTTGGTAATAAATTATTTGGTTTCAGAAAAACATTTCACCGTAACAAAGATGCCAAGGGAATAGGCCTGTTTATTACTAAAACACAGGTAGAAGCGATGGGTGGAAGTATTAAGGCAGAAAGCAGCCTGGGCCATGGAACAAAATTTATTATTACATTTAGGCCGGAATAA